The Psychrobacter raelei genome contains the following window.
CCCAGTGCTTACGGTGCTATCATTAGCCCGCAGGCCCAGCCCGACTCGTCTGTACAATCGGTTAAAGCGGTGCCTACTGCCAGCGTATCTCAAGCGTCAACTTTTGTAGAAGTGGCGACTTTAACTGATGCCTCAACCAAAACTTACAAACGCCTAGATACGAAAACAGATACGACAACAGGCACTGCAGCTAACAAGCAAACCTCTGCAGCAGTCCGCCCTACCACTGTCAATAAAGCTGTAACAGAAGCTAGCGTAGATTTGCCAGCAGCTCCGCTTACTGCCGCAGCGAACAGTGCCAGTACTGAAGCTTTGCAAGCCGTGGGGCTTGAGAGTGAGCCACAGCCTGCCTTTTTTAATAAAGCGCCACTGACCAATAAAGACTTTGTTGCCAAGCAAGCCAAGGCCAATCAAGCGAGGGTGACCCAAAGCGCCAGCGCCAGTATCGCCAAGGTCAACTCCTCTGAAGATGACTACATTCAAGTAAAAAGCGCTGATGACGGCCTCCCTACTGCCACAAATAATTCTGCGCCTAAAACTAATCCTGTGCCCCAAGCTAACGCTGATCTACGGGCACCAACTGTCCCAAGCACCCCTGCTGGCGCTACCCCCAATAGTGCCAAGCAAAGCAGTGGCCAAGCTGCCATCAATAAAAATAAGCAAGCCTCCAGTATCGGTAAGCGGGTAGATGAATCAAAGAATCTGGCAGCAAGCTTCAAAGACGACAGCGTACAAAAAAGCTTAGAGCGTTTGGCGCAGTTTTATCAATTACAAGCAGAAGAGCTACGTGAGCGCGTCGAGCAAGGCCAAAGTGGCAGTGTTATTGAAGCACAGGCCATGGCACCCGTTGCTGCTCCGCAAATCTTCAACAGCCAATCTGACGGCGCTTCAGCGTATCGCTGTGAGGGCATCTGGGTGACACCTAGTAGTGCTGGCGCCGATGCCAATTACCAACAGGCCATTCAAAGATCGCAGCAGCAAGATGGGCTGTCTTTAGCCAACGGCCTACCCTTATATGCTCAGTCCGATTATGCTTACTATGACAACACCACTTATGTGGAGCTGGCCGGTAACGTTGAGGTGATGCAAGATGGCAAGATGGTCAGCGCCGACCAAATCGCGCTTGACTTAAATACCGGTATCGCCGGTGCCAAAGGTGGGGTGTTATTAGCGGAATCAGGCCCAAGCAACCCCAAAAATCAGCCCACCAGTCTTGAAAAACTGGCCATCAATCAAGATGCAAATGCCACAGATGGTTCAGGCATGATAGTGGTGGCAGATGAGCTGGCTTATAACACCAATAACAGTGCCGCCACAGCCTATGATGTGGCTTTTGCCAGCGTCCCCATGCAAGCACACGGCTATGCCAAGCGACTCAATAAGCCGGATAATACGCATTACGAGCTTGAAAAGGTGATGTTCTCAACCTGCCCCCCTGCCAACCGTAAGTGGCAGATTGAAGCACAAAACATTGATATCAACACCGAAACCGGCCGCGGTGAAGCTTATAACGCCACTTTCCGCTTAGGTAAAGTACCAGTGTTGTATCTGCCTTACTTTAACTTCCCAGTTGATGACAGACGCAGCAGCGGCTTATTAACCCCGAATGCCCGCATCGATAGTGACAGCGGCCTAAAGCTTAGTGTGCCCTATTACCTAAACTTAGCGCCCAATTATGATGCGACGGTTACCACCGACATTTACAGTAACCGTAACCCCATGTTAACCGGTGAATTTCGTTATCTTACTGAGGATTATGGTCAAGGTCAGCTGACCACCGCTTATATGCCCAAGGATAAAAAGTATGACGATGAAGACCGTACTGGCGTGTTTTATCAGCATCAATGGGCTTCAAAAACCATTCCTATATTAACTGCTGATGCCGTCTACAGCTATGTATCTGACCCCGATTATCTCAATGACTTTGATGATTATGGTTTGGTAGAAAATCGTCTTAACCTGCCCAGACGTGGCCGTGTCAATTATTATGATGACTATATTAATGCGCAGCTCAAGGTAGAAACTTTTCAAAGCTTAGAAGCCACTGATGTCAACGGTAATATCATTCAAGACAAAGACAAGCCCTATTCTCGTCTGCCGCAATTGACAGTGGATTATCGCTTACCTACTTTGAATAATGCCTTAGATAAGTTTGTCATTACTGGCGTGCATGACTCCGCCTACTTCAAAAAATCGATTGATGACGGCTCAGAGAATGAAAAAAGTGGTGTGCGCGTTTATAACGAGATCAATGCCAGCTACCCGATCGAAAAAACTTGGGGTTATGTGACACCCAAGGTAAGCTTGCAGCACTTGTACGCCGCTTTTGATGAAGAAAGCCGCCTAGAGAACAATGTGTCTAAAGATGATAACGATCAATCTGCTTTTGTGCCTAAATTTAGTATAGATTCAGGTTTGAATTTTTATCAGGCAGGCTCCCCCTTTGGTTGGTTTGATAACACCATGGGCGGCTATCAGCTGCTAACCCCTCGGGTGAAATACAGCTACTCACCTTTTGAAGACCAAAGCGCTATTCCTAACTTTGATACTCGTTTTGCCTCAATTGATTATGATCAATTATTTGCAGACAGTTGGTTTTTAGGTCATGACCGTATCTCAGACAACAATAACGTCGCTGTGGGCCTAAATTATCGCTATATCGACTCGATGGGGGTTACCCGCTTCGACGGTGGTATTGGTGATCAGTTCTTTTTGAGTAAGCCAAAAGTCTTGCTAGATTTAGAGGACGCTGGCTATGACTCACACTCAACTGGGGTTGCATGGCGCTCAAGTGTACAGCCTTATCGCAACCTATGGTTTGACTTCAACGGCGCACTGGACTCAAATAACAACCTAAACTATATCGCCAGTCAGGTGCGTTATAACCCCACACCCAATAGTTTGGTGAATTTTGGGGTGATAGAACGCAAAGAAGATCGCCTCACCAACCAATCTGAGCTTTCTGCCTTAACGGCCGCTGCTATTGTGCCTATTAATGACAGTTGGCGCGTACTCGGCCAAGGTCAATACGACAGCCGTAACAACAAGTTTATCGATGCCACTTTAGGCTTAGATTATGAGGACTGCTGCTATGGATTTTCAATTTATGGCCGCAGTTACTATAATGATTTAAACTTAGATGACAAGCCGACACGCGCTATCATGGCTGAGTTTAGAATCAATGGCTTTGGCGATAGAAGCAGTCGATTAAGTAAGCACCTAAACGATAAAATACTTGGTTATGAGCCGGTAGACACACTTTGGAAAAAGTAATCTAATCGGTGACAAAAGCGAAACTTTTGTGCTTAAAATTAATGATATCCTAGTGCAACCCTTATTGATAGTTAATCCATTTTTTACAGTAAAATACCCATACTCAGGCTAAAAACAGGCTCCTTATGACAGTACTCACTACTTCGCGACTTGCAATTAAAAATGCTCGCAATATCACAGCAACTCCGGCGCATTCAGTGGCTCTAAAAAAGCTTACCCATACGTTAATGGTTTCGACCGTACTAGGTACGCTTGGCACCTTAAGCTTATCTGCGCAGGCGGCCGATGCTAAAACCGATACAACTGAGTCAAATACGGCTGCCATTGCTACCAGTACTGCCTCAGCCAACACCCCTGTCTCAGTCCGTGAAAGCACCAATGGCATGATTGCCCTGGTTAACGACACCCCTATTTTAAAAAGCCAGCTGGTTTCAGCGATGGCCACAGCGCAAGCCCGTATTCAAGCCAGTGGACAGCCTGCTCCCAGTGCACAGCGTCTACAAAATGATGTATTAAACAGTTTGATTTTACGCCAGTTGCAGCTAGATATGGTCAAAAGAGCAGGTATCCGTCCTGATGCCGATGTGGTTAACCAAAGCTTGGCCCGTTTTGCACAGTCTCAAGGCCTAACCTCCTTATCACAATTACAGCAAACACTAGATGCCAAACAGCCTGGCAGCTATGCAAGCTTGCGCGCTCAAGTCATTGAAGAGGAATCTTTAAAAGCCCTACAACAAAGCCAAGTTGCCAACCGTGTGCGTATCACTGAGCAAGACATTGATGCCTTTTTGGCCTCCCCAGAAGCTCAGCGGTTACAAAGCGCAGAGTACCGTACCATCCACGTTCGAATTCCCTTTAGCGATGATTACAACCGCATTACCGAAAGCGAAAAACAAACGGCACTGCAAATCGCTCAACAAGCCAAAAATTTATTAATGAATACAGATGATGCTCAGTCTGTCTTAGATGAGCTATCAGCAGGGATTGCCAAAAACTACGTAGCGCCAGTACAAGGCGGGGATATGGGCTATCATGAAGCCTCTGGCCTACCCACAGATATCGCCAAACAAATCACGCCATTAAATGTCGGTCAAGTGACTGAGCCACAGATCACCCCAGAAGGTATTGATGTGGTGAAGCTGGTCGACAAGCGCAATAATGACAACATGATTATTCCGCAGTGGAAAGTACGTCATATCTTAATCAAAACTGATGAACAAAACAGTGACGCGCTGGCAGAACAAAAAATCAATGACTTATACGAGCAGCTGCGCCATGATGCCGACTTCTCAGCGCTGGCCTCAACTTACTCAAATGACCCTGGCTCAGCCGGTCGTGGTGGGGACTTAGACTGGGTAGCTGAGGGTCAAATGGTGCCTGAATTTGAAGAGATGATGAAGCGCACCCCCAAAGGCGATTACTCCATTCCTTTCAAGTCGCAGTTCGGCTGGCATATTCTAAAAGTTGAAGATACGCGTGAAAAAGATGTGAGCGATACGATCAAACGCAATCTTGCCCGTGAAGCTTTATATCAACGTTTAGCACCTCAGGCTCAAGAAGACTGGTTACAAGAGCTGCGTGCCAATGCCTACATTCAGATCTTTGACTAATGGGCATTGATATGAGCTAATTTGGATGTAATTACCATGACATCCAAAGTAATCGGCCAGTAAATAGCACAATAAAAAACACCCCACTGACTCTTGGGGTGTTTTTTTTGGGCTTATTATTCGTAAATAACATTAGGTGCTGATGACATATAAAATGCCTAGCTACAGCTACTATAGCCCCAGTACTGCTCTTGGATCAATTGGTGTGCCATTTTCTCTAACTTGGAACTGCAAACCGACCTGATTGGTCTGGCCAGAATTCCCCATAGTAGCAATACGCTGGCCGGCTTGTACTTGATCACCCTCTTTTACCAGTAACTCATTATTATGAGCATACACTGTGATATAACGATCATCATGTCGAATCATAATAAGATTACCATACTCAGGCAAGCCATTACCTGCATAGAGTACTTGACCACCCTTACTGGCTAACACAGGGTCTCCTATACGGCCACTAAACCACATCCCCATATCGCCTGCTGTAGCATTGAAGTTTTTAACCACTGGGTTGCTACTTGGGTAGCCATAGCCTTTGGTTGAGGTAGCGGTTGCATTGTAGCTTGGGGTAGTTGGTGTAGTCACGGGTGCAGGCGTGTTATAGACTGGGGTATTGTTTCGAGTATTGGTCACCACAGGTGCTGCAGCACCACCTTCCCACAATTTTAACCACTGGCCAGCATAGATGGTGTATTTACTGTCTAAACGGTTTAAAGCCCCAATTTGACGATAATTTAGACCATAGCGCGCAGCAATATGACTGACCGTATCCCCTGATTTCACTTGATAGTAGTTGGGTACACCGCGCGCATTAACTTGAACGCTGGGGCCTGAAGCTTGATAGGTAGGCTTAGTAGCGCAGCCTGCTAACATCAATACGCTGCCCAACACTGCCACGGTTAGCCCTTTAAACTTAACTGAGCTTACTGCCGGTTTAACACTTAGTGATTGCGTGGTTTTTCGTGTGTCTATAAAAGTGGTATTAGACATGCCTGCCTCCCTATAAAATATTTACAATAGCAGCAGCAAGCGACAGCCATAAATTAGCCGACGCTTATCGCTGCGGACAACTAGAACAAGGTGTACAATACAAGCAAGTGCCTGCTCATTGTGACAAACACTAAGCCCACAGATGATGATTTAGATAGAGCATTACCCTATCATAATAACTGATTATATACCTAACTAATGAGTATCCTAATCACTTGATTGCTTATGTCAATATACCGGCAAAGGATATAACGATTCTTTACATAGCGTAAAGGCTAGGTTAGGGTTAGCGCTGTTAAATCTGCTACAATAAATTAAGGCCTTATAGTAGGTCAGCTAAAAGGTGGGGAACATAAACCGACTCATAAAATCGCCTTGATTAGCCTTGGGTAACTAGAAACTCCCATAATATAGTTGGCGAATTCATCAGCCACAGCTGAATTATTACAGCCACTGGCGGTGCAGCAATACAAATTACGCTTTAAAAAAATACGGTCACACTTGTTAAACATCACCCCCCTTAAACCGTGTGATAATAGCTATAGATAGTCTTATGGCTGACGCCCCGTTGGTCATTAAAGCGATAACGTGATCAAAACTAAAACTATAAAATAGACCTATCAAAATAAACGTTAAGTGGCGCGCTAGATTTGACCCAATTGTTTTCAATGTTTACTTTATTCTACAATCAATTTTTGACACTTAAGTTGATACATATGCCTTATCACTTAATAAGATGATGATGAAGATTATGAAAAACCTAATGACCCAATGTTTGAGTGCTACCACTCTATCTAAGACATTAACCCATAGTGCACGCAAACTGATTTTCACCACGTTAATAGGCAGTGCTACTTTTTTTGCCTCAGCCCTTGTTCAAGCGGCTCAAACCACTATCCCTGTAGATTTAACCGGTGCTAATGCCACTAAGCATGAAATTGCCGTCTTACAAGTATTGTCTGAGGTGTGCCCGCCTATGTTAAATCGCCAGCAGCAAACTAACTTTCGTAGAACCTATAACAACCAATTAAAACAAATGCTGCCGTCTATTAAAAATCCAAAAGCAGCAATCCAATATTTATCTACGCAGCAAGATTACAAAGCCATTTTATCAAGTATGCGCGACTGGACATTGAGTTATTCACGTGATGAGAACTTAGCACTTTGTAAAGACTTGGCCAATACTCGCTTTTAGCCAATCACCTAAAATACATAGCCACATAACACTACATAGCACATAAAAAAAGGGTCGATAAATTATCGGCCCTTTTTTATTTTTATATCCGCTTTATAAGATAATGAATCCAAAATTAGAGCACAGAGGCTCTAAAGATAATAAATCATAAAAACAACCTTGCTGCTATCCTAAGGGTTTTAATTTAAAGGTTATTTGCTAATTTATTTGTTTAACCCATTTGTGCAATTTGTTAATATACACTCTCGTTTGACCTCAAGCTTTAGTAATGGGCGCTGTTTTTGCAACGGCACTTAATTAATAAAGCATCTGTGGCCAAACCTAACGCTTTGATTCTTCTGTTATGTGGTATTTTTAACATAGTAAACCTTTACCTCCAATTTAGATTCAT
Protein-coding sequences here:
- the lptD gene encoding LPS assembly protein LptD codes for the protein MLYSQLYSSILRACRDFSRRPHTTTRLAFSLPLLISVPSAYGAIISPQAQPDSSVQSVKAVPTASVSQASTFVEVATLTDASTKTYKRLDTKTDTTTGTAANKQTSAAVRPTTVNKAVTEASVDLPAAPLTAAANSASTEALQAVGLESEPQPAFFNKAPLTNKDFVAKQAKANQARVTQSASASIAKVNSSEDDYIQVKSADDGLPTATNNSAPKTNPVPQANADLRAPTVPSTPAGATPNSAKQSSGQAAINKNKQASSIGKRVDESKNLAASFKDDSVQKSLERLAQFYQLQAEELRERVEQGQSGSVIEAQAMAPVAAPQIFNSQSDGASAYRCEGIWVTPSSAGADANYQQAIQRSQQQDGLSLANGLPLYAQSDYAYYDNTTYVELAGNVEVMQDGKMVSADQIALDLNTGIAGAKGGVLLAESGPSNPKNQPTSLEKLAINQDANATDGSGMIVVADELAYNTNNSAATAYDVAFASVPMQAHGYAKRLNKPDNTHYELEKVMFSTCPPANRKWQIEAQNIDINTETGRGEAYNATFRLGKVPVLYLPYFNFPVDDRRSSGLLTPNARIDSDSGLKLSVPYYLNLAPNYDATVTTDIYSNRNPMLTGEFRYLTEDYGQGQLTTAYMPKDKKYDDEDRTGVFYQHQWASKTIPILTADAVYSYVSDPDYLNDFDDYGLVENRLNLPRRGRVNYYDDYINAQLKVETFQSLEATDVNGNIIQDKDKPYSRLPQLTVDYRLPTLNNALDKFVITGVHDSAYFKKSIDDGSENEKSGVRVYNEINASYPIEKTWGYVTPKVSLQHLYAAFDEESRLENNVSKDDNDQSAFVPKFSIDSGLNFYQAGSPFGWFDNTMGGYQLLTPRVKYSYSPFEDQSAIPNFDTRFASIDYDQLFADSWFLGHDRISDNNNVAVGLNYRYIDSMGVTRFDGGIGDQFFLSKPKVLLDLEDAGYDSHSTGVAWRSSVQPYRNLWFDFNGALDSNNNLNYIASQVRYNPTPNSLVNFGVIERKEDRLTNQSELSALTAAAIVPINDSWRVLGQGQYDSRNNKFIDATLGLDYEDCCYGFSIYGRSYYNDLNLDDKPTRAIMAEFRINGFGDRSSRLSKHLNDKILGYEPVDTLWKK
- a CDS encoding peptidylprolyl isomerase — its product is MTVLTTSRLAIKNARNITATPAHSVALKKLTHTLMVSTVLGTLGTLSLSAQAADAKTDTTESNTAAIATSTASANTPVSVRESTNGMIALVNDTPILKSQLVSAMATAQARIQASGQPAPSAQRLQNDVLNSLILRQLQLDMVKRAGIRPDADVVNQSLARFAQSQGLTSLSQLQQTLDAKQPGSYASLRAQVIEEESLKALQQSQVANRVRITEQDIDAFLASPEAQRLQSAEYRTIHVRIPFSDDYNRITESEKQTALQIAQQAKNLLMNTDDAQSVLDELSAGIAKNYVAPVQGGDMGYHEASGLPTDIAKQITPLNVGQVTEPQITPEGIDVVKLVDKRNNDNMIIPQWKVRHILIKTDEQNSDALAEQKINDLYEQLRHDADFSALASTYSNDPGSAGRGGDLDWVAEGQMVPEFEEMMKRTPKGDYSIPFKSQFGWHILKVEDTREKDVSDTIKRNLAREALYQRLAPQAQEDWLQELRANAYIQIFD
- a CDS encoding M23 family metallopeptidase, encoding MSNTTFIDTRKTTQSLSVKPAVSSVKFKGLTVAVLGSVLMLAGCATKPTYQASGPSVQVNARGVPNYYQVKSGDTVSHIAARYGLNYRQIGALNRLDSKYTIYAGQWLKLWEGGAAAPVVTNTRNNTPVYNTPAPVTTPTTPSYNATATSTKGYGYPSSNPVVKNFNATAGDMGMWFSGRIGDPVLASKGGQVLYAGNGLPEYGNLIMIRHDDRYITVYAHNNELLVKEGDQVQAGQRIATMGNSGQTNQVGLQFQVRENGTPIDPRAVLGL
- a CDS encoding MCR_0457 family protein, whose product is MKNLMTQCLSATTLSKTLTHSARKLIFTTLIGSATFFASALVQAAQTTIPVDLTGANATKHEIAVLQVLSEVCPPMLNRQQQTNFRRTYNNQLKQMLPSIKNPKAAIQYLSTQQDYKAILSSMRDWTLSYSRDENLALCKDLANTRF